Within the Thermosynechococcaceae cyanobacterium Okahandja genome, the region ATTCCTGCCTCCACCGGTGCGGCGAAGGCGGTAACCTTAGTGCTGCCCCAACTCAAGGGCAAACTCACGGGGATGGCGTTTCGGGTGCCCACGCCTAACGTATCGGTTGTCGATTTAACCTTCAAGACCGAGAAGGCCACCAGTTATGCGGAAATCTGTGCCGCGATGAAGGCTGCCGCTGAAGGGGATCTCAAGGGGATTCTTGGCTATACCGAAGAAGCAGTGGTCTCTAGTGATTTTATTGGCGATGGTCGCTCCAGTATCTTTGATGCCACGGCGGGGATTGAGTTAAACAGCAACTTCTTCAAGGTGGTGTCTTGGTACGACAACGAGTGGGGCTACTCGAATCGGGTGGTGGACTTAATGAAGGTGATGGCTGCGAAGGAGGGACTGCTCTAGCGCCCTTGGGCGTGGAGGGCATTGATGCACTCGCAGCAGATTTGAGTGACGGCCTGTAACGCGTGGCGATCGCTACTGGCAGGGGGGGCGATGGGTTGGCCAATGCGCACGGTAATGGGAACCGATCGCGGCCAGCCCTTTTTTTGCAGAATGGCTTGGGTGCCCCACAAACACACCGGCAGCAGGGGAGCTTGGGCTTTTGCGGCAATCAGGGCCGCCCCCAGCTTAGGATCGTAGATGCGACCGTCAGGGGTGCGGGTACCCTCAAGAAAGACACCCACAGCCCAACCCTGATCAAGAGCCTGAAGAGCCGCTTGCAGCGCACGGCGATCGCTGGCACCCCGCTTAACCGGGTAAGCCCCATACCAGGTAATTAGGGTGCGAAAAATGGGAATGCGAAAGAGTTCGTCCTTTGCCATCCAAGCCACGGGTCGCCGCACCGCATTGGAAATAAGGGGCGGATCAAAGTAACTGGCATGGTTGGCCACCACCACCACCGGTCCGCGGAGGGGCACTTGGTGCGCCCCATAGATCCGCCCGCGAAAGTAGGTGTGCAGCAGGGGACTGACCACCGACCATTTGAATAGGTGGTAGAGCAGCAAACTCATCAACGGTTCGCGATCGCGCGGCACAGACAGACATCCTAAGCGGGTAACGTGGCAATCGAGGAAACCCCAGTGACGCTAATCTCTGGCGTGGTGCGTTTCACCAATCCCGCAAGGACGTTTCTAGGGCCAACTTCTAGGGCTTCGGTCACTCCTGCGGCAGCCAAGGCGTGGCAGGTATCCACCCAGCGCACAGAACCGGTCATTTGTAAACGTAAGCGCTCTTTGATCACACTGGCCTCAGTGGTCGGTTGGGGTTCTACATTATTTAAGACCGGCATCACGGCATCGTGGAAGGGGCACTCTGCCAAGACACTGGCAAATTCAGCCGCTGCTTCGGCCATAAAAGGAGAGTGAAAGGCACCGCTAACATTCAGAGGCACCGCCCGCTTGACTTTAATTTGGTTGAGCAGTGTATCAACCGCCGCTGGCGTACCCGAGATAACGACCTGCCCCGGATGATTATCGTTAGCGAGGACAACATCAGGGGTGGTGGCGATCGCCCCCATGAGGGCATCCCGATCAAAGCCGATGAGCGCCACCATTTTGCCACCGCCCGCTACATTCATCAGAGCGGCGCGTTTTTGCACCAGCTTGAGGCCCGTTACAAAATCAAATACGTTCGCCGCATAAAGCGCCACGTACTCCCCTAAGCTATGGCCAGCAACAAAATCTGCGGTAGCTCCTCGCTCTTTCAGGGCATCCACCAGTAGGCTCTCCACCACAAACAGGCTGGGCTGCGTGTAAAGAGTTTGGTCGAGGTCTCCTGTCGTGCCTGCACAGCACTCAATGACCGACCAGCCTAGGATAGATGCAGCCAGAGCGCATCGTTCCTGAGTGGGGGGATAAGCGTCTAATAGATCCGCCATCATGCCGCTACGTTGCGAGCCTTGGCCGGGAAACAACCATGCTGTTTTTGTCATTATGCTGCTCAATCGAAAACAGTTTTGCGGGCAGACAAGATTAGCTACCCAAGATTTCTAGCCTACGGGTAGTTTTTTTTATTTGAACATTAAAAAATCACAACCAAAGCACCATAACCGTGAATCCATATAAATAACGCACCCTCTAGGATGGGGGTATGCGTGATAACCTCTGCAAATACCTCGCCGAACAGTATCCCACTGCCTTTACCCAATGGCTCCTCAAGGATAGCTCCCCTCAGGTCTCTATTCTCAAAACCGAACTGAGCCTCGAACCCATCCGTGCCGATTCCGTCACCTTTGTCCAAACCCAAGACCGGATTCTGCACCTTGAATTTCAAGTCGAGCCGCAAACCGAGCCACCCCTCCCCCTCAGAATGCTCGACTATTGGGTACGACTGCAGCGCAAATACGCCTGCGAGATTGTCCAAGTGCTGATTTTGCTACGGCGCACAACGATTGACGTCCCCACCGCCTTTGAAACCGAAACCACCCTTCACCGCTATCGCGTCATCAAGCTGTGGGAAGAAGACCCCCAGCAATTTTTCAGCAATCCGGCACTGCTGCCCTTTGCCGTGTTAGCGCAGACCCGCAATAGTGAAGCGCTACTGCGAGCCGTGGCAGAACGGGTGAATCAAATTGAGCCAGAGAGCGAGCGACGGGAGTTGAATACCGTCGTACAACTAATGGCTGGGTTACAGTACAAAGAAGAGCTAATCGAGTCAATTTTTCGGGAGGGAATGATGCGGGAATCGGTGATGTATCAAAAAATCCTCAAAGAAGGAGAACAACAAGGACTGAAACGAGGATTGGAACGAGGACTGCAACGGGGGCGGCAAGAAGGACGACGAGAAGGACGCCAAGAAGAAGCTTGCTCCCTCATCCTGCGTCAATTGCATCGACGACTGGGACATCTACCGGATGAGGTTATCGCCCAGATTCGTGACTTATCTCTAGAACAGTTAGAA harbors:
- a CDS encoding Rpn family recombination-promoting nuclease/putative transposase; amino-acid sequence: MRDNLCKYLAEQYPTAFTQWLLKDSSPQVSILKTELSLEPIRADSVTFVQTQDRILHLEFQVEPQTEPPLPLRMLDYWVRLQRKYACEIVQVLILLRRTTIDVPTAFETETTLHRYRVIKLWEEDPQQFFSNPALLPFAVLAQTRNSEALLRAVAERVNQIEPESERRELNTVVQLMAGLQYKEELIESIFREGMMRESVMYQKILKEGEQQGLKRGLERGLQRGRQEGRREGRQEEACSLILRQLHRRLGHLPDEVIAQIRDLSLEQLETLGEALLDFQTLPDLQAWLRTCPH
- a CDS encoding lysophospholipid acyltransferase family protein, whose product is MPRDREPLMSLLLYHLFKWSVVSPLLHTYFRGRIYGAHQVPLRGPVVVVANHASYFDPPLISNAVRRPVAWMAKDELFRIPIFRTLITWYGAYPVKRGASDRRALQAALQALDQGWAVGVFLEGTRTPDGRIYDPKLGAALIAAKAQAPLLPVCLWGTQAILQKKGWPRSVPITVRIGQPIAPPASSDRHALQAVTQICCECINALHAQGR
- the fabD gene encoding ACP S-malonyltransferase — translated: MTKTAWLFPGQGSQRSGMMADLLDAYPPTQERCALAASILGWSVIECCAGTTGDLDQTLYTQPSLFVVESLLVDALKERGATADFVAGHSLGEYVALYAANVFDFVTGLKLVQKRAALMNVAGGGKMVALIGFDRDALMGAIATTPDVVLANDNHPGQVVISGTPAAVDTLLNQIKVKRAVPLNVSGAFHSPFMAEAAAEFASVLAECPFHDAVMPVLNNVEPQPTTEASVIKERLRLQMTGSVRWVDTCHALAAAGVTEALEVGPRNVLAGLVKRTTPEISVTGVSSIATLPA